DNA from Leptospira mayottensis 200901116:
TGAAATCTGCTTTTAAACGTCTTATCTTTGCGAAATGCGGAGTCAACTTCCGGAAAACGACTGTAAGTATCAAAAAATCCTTCTAACAAACATACTTTCATTTCGCAAGAGAGAGTCTGCAAAAGAATTCGATTCTTATCTTCTCTTTTGATCGTCCTTCCTTGGCTTATCAGCCGAACGTTATGATATTCGTTTAACTCAACGTTCTCCCCCGGAGTCAACTTCCAACGAAAAAGAAATTTTTCCGATCCTTCCGAAAAAGGAGGATTAAAGTTTATGGACATTAAAATAACGCAAAATGCAATTTTAAGAAATCCCTGACCCGTAATTTCAGATCTCAAATTGTGATCCAGAAGTGTCCTCATAGTTATAGTTTCGTAAAATTTCACTAAAACATAAGGAAAGTATAAAAAACTTTCTGAAAAAATATGATCCGGACGAAATTTAAAATTAGAGTTCTTACTTGTTTACGTTTAAGGAGAATGAAATGGAAGCTAGACTCGTTTACATCACAGTCGGCAACGAAAAAGAAGCCATTAAAATTGGAAAAACCGTCGTAAAGGAAAGATTAGCAGCGTGTGCAAATATTCTTCCGAAGATAAAGTCAATCTATCATTGGGAAAAAAAGTTGGTTGAAGACAACGAAACCATTCTTATTCTAAAGACAAAAAGCGAACTCATGACAGAACTCACCCTAAGGATTAAATCCTTGCATAGTTATGCCGTACCTTGCGTGGTTAGTCTTCCTTTATTGGAAGGAAATCGGGAATATTTTTCATGGATTTTCAGCGAGGTTATTGCGGAATAAAATACATTCAAAAAAAATTATATTATGCAAATACAAGTTAAACAAAAATTTACAGCTCTTACATTTAACTCCGCTTTTTTCGGTTTTTATGCACATGCGGGTTTTGCAAAGGGACTTTCCGAAATCGGATTTTATCCTTCCAAAATTACGGGTTGTAGTTCGGGAGCCTTGATCGGTTCTCTCGTTGCAGCCGGAGTTCCTATCGATACTGTGACAGATCTAATTTTAAACCTAAGGAAAAAAGATTTTTGGGAAGGGAATTTGGTCACAAATCTCGTAAAGCCGATCCGTAAAGGATTGAAAAATTATTCTGGAATTCTTTCCGGCAAAAAGATCAAAGAGTTATTAAAACCTTATTTGGGTCATAAAAAAATAGAAGATCTTCCTATCCCGATGGGAATATCCGTTTCAAACATAACAAAACAAATCAGAGAACTAAAAACAAAAGGAGATTTGATCGACCGAATTCTCGCTTCGATGACCTTTCCTTTCCTCTTTGAAATTCAAAAGTTGGGGGAGGAAGAGTTTATAGACGGAGGAGTCGCCGATCAAGAACCAATCAAGGAATTGATTTTAGATAAATCCATCCGTAAGATTGTAGTTCACAGCGTTCGCACCAAAAAAGGACACTCTGAAAGAGCGATGATCCGCGCCTTTCATTCCTCGGTTCAAATCATCGAAAATGAAACAAGAGAACTAAAAGAATTACTCGCAAAACATTACAAAAAAGAAATATTAAGAGTCGAAACGGTAACTCCTTACATAGATGCAAATCAGCTTAGACACGGAAAGGATGCGATGGAAGAAGGAAGAAAAAGCGCACATCACTGGAAGAAAAAGATTCTCGCTCCCGCTTAATTCTATTGAAACCTACCGTCGTAGAAATCACGGAGAATTACGTAAAACTTCACAGAACGCTTTCCAAATTAACGAAAGCACCGATCTTTAATTATAAAAGTTTTGACTTCTATTCGAATCCGGATTCGCATTGGTTTACAAGAGTTATCCTCAAAGGAAACCTATCCCTTTCTGATTTGAGCTCGGAAATCGAAGATCTGAGAAGCAAGGGGTTCTATCCTGATATTTTAGATTTTTTGAATACCAGAACCCACGAAATCCCAATTCATGAACTCGGGTATAATTCCTGTAACGAACAGGTCGGAATGTTTTTAAAAGGAGATCCTATTTCGCTTAATAAAAAATCGAATATGAAACTTGATATTCGAAAAATTGAAACCGAAAAAGATCTAAAAGTTTGGCTGAAAATTTTAAACGATTCTTTCAAATCCGAAGACCGGCAAAATCTGTATCTTAAATTATTGAATCAAAACTCATTTCGACTATATGGAGGTTTTATAAACGGACAGATGACCACGACCGGAATGACTTATTACGACGGAGAATCCTTTGGTCTATATTCGATTACCACCGATCGTAATCATAGGAGTTTCGGTTACGCATCTGCATTCATAGAACGCATATTAGGCGAAATTCGAAAAGAATTTCCAGGGATTATTATTTTACACGCAACCGAGATGGGAAAGGGCATCTATGAAAAGTTTGGTTTTGAAAAGTCAAATTTTCTTAGGCATTGGAGTACAGTTTAGGCATTTCTAAACCGAATTTACAAAAAACAATTTTACGTGCGCTGAAGTAAAAACTTTGGACTTCTTAATAATTCATAGAAAGTCTACATTTTTATTTTAGATGGATGCGAATTCGATATTAGAAAATTAGAGCAATCTTTTAAAGGAAAAGTTTTACGTTCCTAATCCTTGTGTCGAATTTATGTTAGACTACGTACACATAAAGTCCTCATTTAAGAATAACAAGGAAATTAGTTATTATAATCTAAATTCTGAAAGTCAGCTTTGATTCAAGATATAATCTGTTTAATTGTCTAACAGGTTCAAATGAAAAAGGGTAACCGTAAAAATTCAGAAATTTTCCAATCATTTCATTCTGACACCACAGAAAAATACCGCCTCAATCGAACCCGGAAACTCATAGTTTTCAAAAGGAGACCAACCGGACTTACTTTTGATTTCCTCTTTTAGAAATTTTTTGGGCTTTTTTAAATTCAAAACGGTAAAATTCGCCGAATAACCCAGTTCTATCTCACCGAAACCTTTGCCGAATTTTTCGGGAAGATATTCGTTCACAAAGTCGCCCGGATTTTTTGCGCAAATCCTTGCGACCGTTTTTAATTCCACTTTCGCCTTCAAAATCAACCATGTTACAAAAAGTGAATATGTATCCAGCTGAGAAATTCCGCTTGTACCCTTGTGTTTTTCTTCGATGCTGTGAGGAGCATGATCCGTCGCTAGATAATCGATCCAGCCTTGTTTAACTCCCTCAAGCATTCTTTCTCGATCTTCCTTGCCCCGCAAAGGAGGATTCATCTGAAACCAATGACGATTCTGGGAAGTCAACATAGACTTATCGAAAAACAAATGAGTGGGCGTTACTTCGCAAGTAATCTTGAGTCCTTTTTGTTTTGCGAGTTTGATTTTGTTCAAACCTTCTCCGGTAGAATAATGGCAGAGTTTTCCTCTGAGATTGTATTTTTCGATCAGATACAAAGCAAAGTCGGTTGCCGTCGTTTCCGCTTCGGGAGGTCTTCTGTCTTCGTGAAATTTTTCGTTCTGATGTTTTTCAAGAATTTCTGGATCTTCACAATGAAAACTTATATTCTCCCCTACATAAGCACGGATCGTATCTTCCAGAGTTTGATTATTATGGAAGAAAAGCTCCCCTATACTCGGACCCATAAAAACTTTATAAGGAACGGATTGTTTTAAAGGTTTCGTGTTTGGCCCAATTCCCGCGTATAACGTTATGTGTATATTAGATCGATCAGCTAACTTTCGTTTTTTTGAATATGTAGGTTCGTCTACAGGAGGGATTGGATTATTCGGCATATCTGCAACGTGAATAACTCCGCCATTGACTGCTGCCGTACTCGCGGAAATAAAATCCTCCTTGTAGATGTGTTTACCGCTTTCGTCTTCCCTTGCATGAATATGGATGTCTCCAAAACCCGGAAATATCACTGTCTCGGTGGGATCAAATCGGATTTCATCTTCTTTTGGCCTTGTATTCCAAAACAATTCCGCGTGTTCCCGAACTCCGAGAATGAGCCCCGTTTTAGAATCCCATTCCACAGTTCCCAAAAAATCCTTCTCGTGAGTGACAATTCTGCCGGATATTTTATTAATCATACAGGATCTCTTTGCATAAAACCGGAAGAAAGTCTGTAAAAAAGTGAAATTCCACCTTATTTTTTAAAACAAAACGGAATTGCTTCAATTTCACTTAACGCAAATCACATTATACTTCATCGTTCCAGGACTACTAATCTCCGAACCGTCTTTGAAATTAACTGAAAAGTAATAACCCGTTTCTCCATCTTGACTCGAAGACCAAAAAATCCCCACGCTTCGTAACTTTTGCTCCGCTCTCTTGCTGAAAGTTTTGAGTTGATCCTTTCCGGGAAGACGTTTTCCTTTTTCTTCACAGATCTCCCTTGCTTCTGCCCAAGTTGCAGACCGATGAAACGTATCGTCCCAACCGCGTTTTCCATAAACTGGAATTTTGGTATGATAATTTTCGCAAATGAAATAACTGAAAATTCCTAACAACAAAATACTGATGATAAGAATCACGCGTACCACCAACTTTCCACCTTCTTGAGGTGCTCTTACCTTAGGAGCGAAATTTTTCTCCATCGCGAGTTCCCGGCTTTTGCGATGGAATTCTTGATTTCTTTGAAAATTCTTTCCTTGCTGCTGGCGCTGTTGGTGAGAATATTTTCTATTTCCTTCTCTTTGTTCGTTCCCACCTCGGTTGGAATCCGTATTTTCCCGATTCCCTCCTGGACCTTTTTGATTCGAATTATGCTTCTTTCTGGGAGGCCTTCTTTTGTTTGCCATTTGGACCTATATTTTTGAATTTAAGAATTTCTTTTTGATTCGTACCAGAGAAACGATGCGTTGTAAATTAAAATTTCAATCCTTCCAAGAACAGCGCTTTTCCATCGAAAATTGAGTGAATCTTCCCTGCAAACTACGAAGATGGTAAACCATGGAACGCATTCGTATTGGATTGATCGGAGCCGGAACCGTAGGATCAGGCGTTATCGAAATTCTCAAAAAAGAAAGTACCTCATATCGTGAAAAATTTGGAATAGAACTGGTTCTTTTCTCCGTTTGTACTCGAACCCCCGAAAAAATCAAAAAGGAACTCCAAAATTTTCCAAATTGTAAACTGGAATCCGATTATCAAAAGATTATTACCGATCCTGAAATCGATATGATTTTAGAACTTGTCGGTGGAACGGATGTCGCCTATTCAATTGTAAAAGAAGCTTTAAAGAATGGAAAAACGGTGATTACTGCAAACAAAGCTTTACTTTCTCAAAAAGGGGAGGAATTGTTTTCTCTCGCTCAAGAGCAAGGTTTAGAAATCGGAATGGAAGCATCCGTAGCAGGAGCCATTCCAGTGATTCGCTCGATCAAATCCGCGCTCGGTTCTGATTCGTTTCTCTCTTTATATGGCATCCTTAATGGAACGACAAATTTTATTCTTTCCAAGATGGAATTGGAACATCTGGATTATTCGGAAGCTCTTCAGATCGCTCAAGATATAGGTTTCGCAGAGAAAGATCCCACGTTTGACGTGGAAGGAATCGACACCGCTCACAAGATCAGTATTTTAGGAAGTTTAGCATTCTCCGAAAAAATTCCTTTACAGAGCATACAAATCGAAGGTATAACAAAGATAAGCAAATTAGACATCCAATTTGCGAGTGAACTCGGTTATAGAATTAAACTTCTCGGGCTGGTGCGAAAGTTGTCTCATCAAATCGAAGCCAGAGTTCAACCTGTGATGATTCCGGTCAAACATCCGTTTGCGAATATTATGAACGAGATGAATGCGGTTTATTACCAAACCGTTTACGCAGGACCGGGAATGTTTGTGGGGAAAGGAGCTGGATCTTTACCGACCGCTTCTTCAGTAATCTCCGATGTGCTTTATTATGGAGCGAGGAGAAACAAAGGTCTTTCTCAGGAAAAGAATCTTTTTCCACAAGCAACGATCTCGGAAGCTAACGGCTCCCTAGTACGTTATTATCTCAGGTTTACTACCGTGGATTTACCCGGAGTTCTTTCTGAAATTTCTAAGGTGCTGGGAGACCATGGAATTTCGATTTCTTCGGTGAGACAAAATGAAGCTGAAAAAGAACCCGTTGAAGTTGTTGTGATTACACATCCTGTAACGGA
Protein-coding regions in this window:
- a CDS encoding homoserine dehydrogenase, yielding MERIRIGLIGAGTVGSGVIEILKKESTSYREKFGIELVLFSVCTRTPEKIKKELQNFPNCKLESDYQKIITDPEIDMILELVGGTDVAYSIVKEALKNGKTVITANKALLSQKGEELFSLAQEQGLEIGMEASVAGAIPVIRSIKSALGSDSFLSLYGILNGTTNFILSKMELEHLDYSEALQIAQDIGFAEKDPTFDVEGIDTAHKISILGSLAFSEKIPLQSIQIEGITKISKLDIQFASELGYRIKLLGLVRKLSHQIEARVQPVMIPVKHPFANIMNEMNAVYYQTVYAGPGMFVGKGAGSLPTASSVISDVLYYGARRNKGLSQEKNLFPQATISEANGSLVRYYLRFTTVDLPGVLSEISKVLGDHGISISSVRQNEAEKEPVEVVVITHPVTEENIKKSLKIIDGLSLIRHTSVAIRLEDKL
- a CDS encoding GNAT family N-acetyltransferase — translated: MKPTVVEITENYVKLHRTLSKLTKAPIFNYKSFDFYSNPDSHWFTRVILKGNLSLSDLSSEIEDLRSKGFYPDILDFLNTRTHEIPIHELGYNSCNEQVGMFLKGDPISLNKKSNMKLDIRKIETEKDLKVWLKILNDSFKSEDRQNLYLKLLNQNSFRLYGGFINGQMTTTGMTYYDGESFGLYSITTDRNHRSFGYASAFIERILGEIRKEFPGIIILHATEMGKGIYEKFGFEKSNFLRHWSTV
- a CDS encoding LIC_10572 family protein → MANKRRPPRKKHNSNQKGPGGNRENTDSNRGGNEQREGNRKYSHQQRQQQGKNFQRNQEFHRKSRELAMEKNFAPKVRAPQEGGKLVVRVILIISILLLGIFSYFICENYHTKIPVYGKRGWDDTFHRSATWAEAREICEEKGKRLPGKDQLKTFSKRAEQKLRSVGIFWSSSQDGETGYYFSVNFKDGSEISSPGTMKYNVICVK
- a CDS encoding amidohydrolase family protein; translated protein: MINKISGRIVTHEKDFLGTVEWDSKTGLILGVREHAELFWNTRPKEDEIRFDPTETVIFPGFGDIHIHAREDESGKHIYKEDFISASTAAVNGGVIHVADMPNNPIPPVDEPTYSKKRKLADRSNIHITLYAGIGPNTKPLKQSVPYKVFMGPSIGELFFHNNQTLEDTIRAYVGENISFHCEDPEILEKHQNEKFHEDRRPPEAETTATDFALYLIEKYNLRGKLCHYSTGEGLNKIKLAKQKGLKITCEVTPTHLFFDKSMLTSQNRHWFQMNPPLRGKEDRERMLEGVKQGWIDYLATDHAPHSIEEKHKGTSGISQLDTYSLFVTWLILKAKVELKTVARICAKNPGDFVNEYLPEKFGKGFGEIELGYSANFTVLNLKKPKKFLKEEIKSKSGWSPFENYEFPGSIEAVFFCGVRMK
- a CDS encoding patatin-like phospholipase family protein; translation: MQIQVKQKFTALTFNSAFFGFYAHAGFAKGLSEIGFYPSKITGCSSGALIGSLVAAGVPIDTVTDLILNLRKKDFWEGNLVTNLVKPIRKGLKNYSGILSGKKIKELLKPYLGHKKIEDLPIPMGISVSNITKQIRELKTKGDLIDRILASMTFPFLFEIQKLGEEEFIDGGVADQEPIKELILDKSIRKIVVHSVRTKKGHSERAMIRAFHSSVQIIENETRELKELLAKHYKKEILRVETVTPYIDANQLRHGKDAMEEGRKSAHHWKKKILAPA
- the cutA gene encoding divalent-cation tolerance protein CutA: MEARLVYITVGNEKEAIKIGKTVVKERLAACANILPKIKSIYHWEKKLVEDNETILILKTKSELMTELTLRIKSLHSYAVPCVVSLPLLEGNREYFSWIFSEVIAE